ATCTTTTTAACGATAAAACACTTCCATATCAGGAAAAATTCTATTCCGGCACGCTTTCATCGCCAACGACGTGAGGTATGCTTCGTTCCGGAAAAGAAGAACGGTGATGGACATGAAGCGCCGGTTTTTGTGCCCTGGGAATCACTTCGAGCGTGGGTGTTTGAGACGCGAGGCGTCACTCAGTATGGTGTGCAGCAGCAGTACGGCATGGGTATCGGCTATGTGCTGCCCGGCACCGACCAGTGGGTGAAAACGGAGTTCATGACGCCGGCCCTGCCTTTGGCCCTTGCCGAATGGGAGGCGCTCCGCGGCTATATGGAATACGAGATCAACTCGCTCGACGAGATCCAGACCCCCCTTGCCATCCGGGAAGAAGGCGATCCCCCCTGGGAGGGAGCGCATACCATTCGCAACGCCCATCGCCGGCTTCACCGGCGCCGCCGTAACGGAGAGGTAGGCTGGTTCTATACTTTGGGTTGGTACCTCTATCACCTGCTCACTTTCTGGACCCTGCCGGGCTACCTGGCTGAGTTGGAAACGTGGCTACTCAGACGCTCCGGTACCAAGTCACTGCCACCGGAGATGGTGGAATGGTCCAAGCCACTCCCCAAGGAGCAGTGGGCCAAGCCCAGCGAGGAGCTGGTGCGTTTGTCGGAAGAGGTTCGGCGGATTCGCCAACGCGACCCGCAGCGGTCCATCGAAAAAGTGTTCGCCGAGGCTTATCGTCGCCAGGGAGTCGAAGCCTGACGATGACCAAGCAACGCAAGGTTTTTCTGGGCCCCCCTCAACCTCAGCGCGCAGTCTAACAGCGCAGCGAGAAGTTCATCGAGAAGGGCGACATCGAGGACCACCATCGTCGCGCTCGGCTCACATGCCCTGCCGTTAGTGGCCAACGTGGCCTGACGGTCAATTATCTTGGCTAAGACAGCAACGAAAAGCCCGGCCTTGCGGCCGGGCTGGATCTTCGCTTCCTTACACATCCTCCTCGGGCATCCTTCCACCCCGAGCATCCTTGGATATCGAGTCTTCCTGACTCGGTCGTCCCTGCCTGAGCCTCCGTGCCCAGTACGGTTTCATTCTCCAACACGACGTGGCTTGCCGCATTAACCTGTAGCAAGTCACGTGCATCCCCTGGCGTGCGCTTCATTTCCACTTGATGTTGCAGCCCATGGAGGGCATCTGCTTGGCATCCGGTGCCTGACCGGCCAGTACCGCATCCGCCGCGGCACGCAGGTCCTTGCCGGTTATCGGCGTTTCCTTGCTGGGGCGGCTGTCGTCGAACTGGCCGCGGTAGGCCAGCCGATGGTCCCGGTCGTAGAGGAAGAAGTCCGGGGTGCAGGCGGCCTGGAAGGCGCGGGCCACGTCCTGGGTTTCGTCCACCAGGTAGGGGAAGTCGTAGCCGCGTGCCTGGGCTTCCTCGACCATGCGCTCGGGGCGGTCGGCCGGGTGCGCCTCAAAATCGTTGCTGTTGATGGCCACTATTGCGAGGCCCCGGGCTCGGTACTCGCGAGCGAATTCGGCGAAGGCATCGGCGATGTGTTTCACGAAGGGACAGTGATTGCAGATGAAGGCCACCAGCAGGGGCGTGTCGCGGAACTGCTCGCTGTCGACTTGTGCTCCGTGGGGGTCGGGCAAGCGAAATGCGGGCAGTGTGCTGCCCAGTTCCGTCATGTTCGAAGGCGTCAGTGACATGGGTGCGAAGCCTCCTGTTGGTTTGAGGACTTACTGGTTGAGGGTTTTGTCCAGCAACAGCAATGCAGACTGCCACGAAGCGGCATCGGCGGCCGCGTTATAACCCAGTGGCAAGTCGAACTCCTTGGCCAGCGCGTCGGCGCCGGGGTTCGTGAAGCCGTGGAGGGCCTGGGGGTAATTGATCACGTCGATATCGGCTCCTTGTGCTTCGAGCGCTCGCGCCATGGCCGACAGGTCGTTACGTTCGACGAGCGAGTCTGCGCCGCCATTGTGGATCTGCACGACACCGTTGAACTCGCCGCGTGCAGAGGCGGCCTGGGTGGGGCCGCCGTGAAAGCTGATGACGGCCTCGAGCGGCATGCCGGACAACGCCATGTTCATGACCACGCTGCCTCCAAAGCAATAACCGAGGGCCGCCATGCCGGTATCCGCCACGGCAGGATGCTGGCGCAGCTGAGACATCGCCGCTTCGAACCGGGCGCGTGCGGCTGGCCAATCCTGCATGACCTGCGAGGAGAACTCGCCCGCCTGATCGGGGTGCGTGGCGACCTGCCCGCCGCCATACATGTCGACGGCCAATGCGACGAAACCCAACGCGGCGAGCTGATCGGCACGAGCACGGGCATAACCGTCGAGCCCCCACCACTCGTGCACCACCAGGACGGCCGGCCGCGGCTTGGTGTCGTTGACGTTGCGGGCCAGGTACCCCTGATAGGTCTGACCCCCGGTCGTATATTCGAACGTCTCGCCTTCGACGCGAGGCCCCCAGGAGGTGATGAGTTCCGATTCCGACTCAGGCTCCGACTCGGTTTCGGCCCCTGTCGGCAGGCTGCTTTCCTGAGCCATGGCCGGGCCTGTCATCGACCCTGCGATCAGGCACAAGAGCATGAGTAATGGGCGCATGCGAAGCTCTCCTTGCTCGTTTTTCTTGGTGACGTCGCGGAGACGGAAGGCGTTTGTCTTCCACCCTTTACTAACATAGCCGCCCATGGAGGTCCGCGTATACCGCCCACGCCTGATGCCTTCGGTCGGGGCCGGTATGCCTGGGAGCAGACAGCATGACGCCGCGGACCTTATCGGCTCGCGGCGTGCGCCCAAACGAAAGCCCGGCCTTGCGGCCGGGCTGGATCTTCGCTTCCTTACTTCCGCCTCGAGCTCCCTTCCGCTCGAGCTTCCCTGGATCGAGTCGTCCTGACCCGGTCGTCCCTGGCTGAGCCTCCGTGCTCAGTACACCCCTACTGTGCCAACTCGAGGAGCCCGGCGACGTTAACCTGGGACAAGTGGTGTGTAAGAAATTGTCGATCAGGTTTGTAGGAAATAACTTACAAAAGATCGCTAAAGGCCACGGAGGCATTGGCCGGCCGTCGACGAAGGCGGGTTTTGGGTAGTGGCCCCTATCCGCTTAGCCCCCGAACGGCAGCACCGCGGCGTATACCGCGAAGTAGTGGCAGGTACTGCCGCCGAGCACGAACAGGTGCCAAATGGCGTGGTTGAAGGGAATCGCGCTGATGGCGAAGAAGATTACGCCCAGGGTATAGGTAATGCCGCCGGCCGTGAGGAGGGCGATGCCGGCGGTGGGCAGGCTGGCGCTCAGCTCGTCGCCGGCGAAGAGAATCAGCCAGCCCATGATCAGGTAGATCGCCACCCGCAGCACGCCGAAGCGGTGTGGCCAGGCGAGTTTGCAGGCGATGCCGGACAGCGCCAGGCCCCAGACGACGGCGAGCAGCGTCCAGCCGGTGGGGCTACGCATGTTGACCAAGAGAAAGGGTGTGTAGGTGCCGGCGATCAGCAGGTAGATGGCGCAGTGGTCCAGGTGTTGGAATACGCGCTTGAGCCGTGGATGGCGCACGCCGTGGTAGAGCGTCGAAGCGGTGTAGAGCAGCACCAGGGTCACGCCGTAGAGGCTGATGCCGACGATCTTCCATGGATCGACGTGGGCCGCCATGCAGGCCAGCACCAGCAGCACGATCACGCCGGCCAGGCTCAGCGCCGCGCCGATGCCGTGGCTGATGCTGTTGAGCAGCTCCTCGACGAGGTGGTGGCGATGACCGCCTGAGCTTCCGGTGGGTGGCATGGGCGTCTCCGTCTGGGCGCCCCGATGCCGTTCCGCTCAGGGCTTGCGTTCGATATCCACGTCGCCGGCCTGGGTGAAGTCGCCCAGCGCCATCATGTGGCCCAGCTTGCCGGCCTTGGTGGAGAGATACTGCTCGTTATGAGGATTGAGACCCGTAGTCAGCGGTACGCGTTCCGCAATGGTGACGCCGGCCTGGGTCAGGGCGTCGACCTTGCGCGGGTTGTTGGTCATCAACCGCAGGCTAGTAATGCCCAGGTGCTCGAGCATCGGCACGCAGAGGTCGTAGCGGCGCAGGTCGGCGCCGAAGCCGAGCTGCTCGTTGGCCTCCACGGTGTCGGCGCCCTGGTCCTGCAGGTGATAGGCGCGGATCTTGTTGAGCAGGCCGATGCCGCGGCCCTCCTGGCGCAGGTAGAGCAGCACCCCGCGCCCCTCGTCGGCGATGCGCTTGAGCGCTTCTTGCAACTGGTAGCCGCAGTCGCAGCGCATGGAGAACAGGGCGTCGCCGGTCAGACACTCCGAGTGCACCCGGCCGAGTACCGGCTCGCCGTCGGCCACGTCGCCCAGCGTCAGGGCGATGTGGTCCTTGCCGGTGGCCTCGTCCTCGAAGCCGTGCATGGTGAAGGTGGCCCAGGGCGTGGGCAGCCGGGAGGCGGCGATGAATCGAATGGTCACGGGGTACCTCGGTCAAGACCACGGCGATGCCGGAAGTGAATCCCGCATTCTAGCAGGAACGGCGGCCCGGCTCACGACTGTGCGGCGCTGGCGAACCTGGCCCGGGTCAAGCCGAGCGAAAAATGATGCGCTACAATAGGCCGACATTTCCTGTGGATGACTGACTGCATGGATCTCAAGAACGATCGCTTTCTGCGCGCCCTGATGCGTCAGCCGGTGGACCGCACGCCGGTATGGATGATGCGTCAGGCCGGCCGCTACCTGCCGGAGTACCGCGCCACCCGCGCCGAAGCCGGTGACTTCATGGACCTGTGCCGCAACCACGACCTGGCCTGCGAGGTGACGCTGCAGCCGCTGGAGCGCTATCCGCTGGATGCCGCCATCCTGTTCTCGGACATCCTCACCATCCCTGACGCGATGGGGCTGGGGCTCTACTTCGAGACCGGCGAGGGGCCCAAGTTTCGCAAGCCGGTGCGCTCCGCCGAGGATGTGGCGGCGCTCACGCTGCCCGATGCCGAGCGCGACCTGGACTACGTGATGCGTGCGGTGGCGACCATTCGTCGCGAGCTGAACGGCCGCGTGCCGCTGATCGGCTTTTCCGGCAGCCCCTGGACGCTCGCCACCTACATGGTGGAAGGCAGTTCGAGCAAGGACTTCCGTCACGTGAAGACCATGCTCTACGACACGCCCAGCGTGATGCACGACCTGCTCGATACGCTGGCCAGCGCGGTGACCGATTACCTCAACGCCCAGATTCGCGCCGGCGCCCAGGCGGTGCAGATCTTCGACACCTGGGGCGGCGTGCTCTCCACGCCGGCCTATCTGGAGTTCTCGCTGCGCTACATGGAGCAGATCGTCGCCGGGCTGATCCGCGAGCACGAGGGTAAGCGCGTGCCGGTCATCCTGTTCACCAAGAACGGCGGCCAGTGGCTCGAGGACATCGCCCTGGCGGGGCCGGATGCGGTGGGCATCGACTGGACCACCGAGCTGTCCGACGCCCGC
This portion of the Billgrantia sulfidoxydans genome encodes:
- a CDS encoding DUF6708 domain-containing protein, whose amino-acid sequence is MAKKKGLMRPDPTKPQQAGNIERLPGGSITFLAPLPLPTGEPALNEGAVSELNDTWLDYGAGWFGVFGNQLLLSGMSIMTLMIIVLFPMVLYPFVPERVFHAFVDNAVRDAILVVLLILFLGIFLTIKHFHIRKNSIPARFHRQRREVCFVPEKKNGDGHEAPVFVPWESLRAWVFETRGVTQYGVQQQYGMGIGYVLPGTDQWVKTEFMTPALPLALAEWEALRGYMEYEINSLDEIQTPLAIREEGDPPWEGAHTIRNAHRRLHRRRRNGEVGWFYTLGWYLYHLLTFWTLPGYLAELETWLLRRSGTKSLPPEMVEWSKPLPKEQWAKPSEELVRLSEEVRRIRQRDPQRSIEKVFAEAYRRQGVEA
- a CDS encoding thioredoxin family protein, translating into MSLTPSNMTELGSTLPAFRLPDPHGAQVDSEQFRDTPLLVAFICNHCPFVKHIADAFAEFAREYRARGLAIVAINSNDFEAHPADRPERMVEEAQARGYDFPYLVDETQDVARAFQAACTPDFFLYDRDHRLAYRGQFDDSRPSKETPITGKDLRAAADAVLAGQAPDAKQMPSMGCNIKWK
- a CDS encoding dienelactone hydrolase family protein codes for the protein MRPLLMLLCLIAGSMTGPAMAQESSLPTGAETESEPESESELITSWGPRVEGETFEYTTGGQTYQGYLARNVNDTKPRPAVLVVHEWWGLDGYARARADQLAALGFVALAVDMYGGGQVATHPDQAGEFSSQVMQDWPAARARFEAAMSQLRQHPAVADTGMAALGYCFGGSVVMNMALSGMPLEAVISFHGGPTQAASARGEFNGVVQIHNGGADSLVERNDLSAMARALEAQGADIDVINYPQALHGFTNPGADALAKEFDLPLGYNAAADAASWQSALLLLDKTLNQ
- the trhA gene encoding PAQR family membrane homeostasis protein TrhA, producing MPPTGSSGGHRHHLVEELLNSISHGIGAALSLAGVIVLLVLACMAAHVDPWKIVGISLYGVTLVLLYTASTLYHGVRHPRLKRVFQHLDHCAIYLLIAGTYTPFLLVNMRSPTGWTLLAVVWGLALSGIACKLAWPHRFGVLRVAIYLIMGWLILFAGDELSASLPTAGIALLTAGGITYTLGVIFFAISAIPFNHAIWHLFVLGGSTCHYFAVYAAVLPFGG
- the ribA gene encoding GTP cyclohydrolase II, with amino-acid sequence MTIRFIAASRLPTPWATFTMHGFEDEATGKDHIALTLGDVADGEPVLGRVHSECLTGDALFSMRCDCGYQLQEALKRIADEGRGVLLYLRQEGRGIGLLNKIRAYHLQDQGADTVEANEQLGFGADLRRYDLCVPMLEHLGITSLRLMTNNPRKVDALTQAGVTIAERVPLTTGLNPHNEQYLSTKAGKLGHMMALGDFTQAGDVDIERKP
- the hemE gene encoding uroporphyrinogen decarboxylase; the protein is MDLKNDRFLRALMRQPVDRTPVWMMRQAGRYLPEYRATRAEAGDFMDLCRNHDLACEVTLQPLERYPLDAAILFSDILTIPDAMGLGLYFETGEGPKFRKPVRSAEDVAALTLPDAERDLDYVMRAVATIRRELNGRVPLIGFSGSPWTLATYMVEGSSSKDFRHVKTMLYDTPSVMHDLLDTLASAVTDYLNAQIRAGAQAVQIFDTWGGVLSTPAYLEFSLRYMEQIVAGLIREHEGKRVPVILFTKNGGQWLEDIALAGPDAVGIDWTTELSDARARVGHKVALQGNLDPNVLFARPAAIRAEVGRILDSYGHGPGHVFNLGHGISQFTDPDRVTAFMEALHELSPRYHRAIQHHNA